A single Ignavibacteriales bacterium DNA region contains:
- a CDS encoding rhamnogalacturonan acetylesterase, translating into MAGNSTMADKPFKDGNPEKGWGQILPLYFTKNVIIENHAKNGRSTKSFIDEGRWDSLLNRVKPGNYVIIEFGHNDAKQDDPKRFADARTTYRENLMRFIHDARNRQGIPVLATPIVRRRFTREGEFYDVHGEYPVVVREIAAELQVLLIDLHASSEALLKQYGAERSKMLFLHIEPGEYPSLPEGKKDDTHFSPYGAFRICDLALREIKEKIPALLPYIKE; encoded by the coding sequence ATGGCGGGGAATTCAACAATGGCAGACAAGCCTTTTAAGGACGGTAATCCTGAAAAGGGGTGGGGACAGATTCTTCCGCTCTATTTTACCAAAAATGTTATAATTGAAAATCACGCAAAGAACGGCAGAAGTACCAAGAGTTTTATTGATGAAGGGAGATGGGATTCACTGCTTAACCGAGTGAAGCCCGGTAATTATGTTATTATTGAATTTGGACACAATGATGCCAAACAGGATGATCCGAAGCGGTTCGCAGATGCAAGAACTACTTATCGTGAAAATCTCATGCGGTTTATACATGATGCCCGCAATAGACAGGGGATACCGGTTCTCGCGACCCCCATTGTTCGCAGACGATTTACCAGAGAGGGGGAGTTTTATGATGTGCATGGAGAATATCCTGTGGTTGTAAGGGAAATTGCTGCAGAGCTGCAGGTTCTGCTGATAGATCTTCACGCATCTTCTGAAGCACTCCTGAAGCAGTATGGGGCTGAGCGCTCAAAAATGCTTTTCCTTCATATTGAACCGGGGGAGTACCCCTCACTGCCGGAAGGGAAAAAAGATGATACCCATTTCTCTCCGTATGGCGCTTTCAGGATTTGTGATCTGGCATTGAGAGAAATAAAAGAAAAAATTCCTGCCCTTCTTCCGTATATAAAAGAGTGA
- a CDS encoding DUF4861 family protein has protein sequence MKALYVPLMVIFLLLHITVPGQKKGEIFSYTNNTGYSVDDVFLTAEIPDDGGLYLLFSDGKEIPSQIITEKGKRFAAFTLNFAAGETKLIEIKKGDFANRPAYKARTYAELSMKQTNVYYDGRFRGDRFVNVQKITVPAIHKDHDALFRYEGPGWESEKVAYRFYLDWRNATDIFGKKTNELILHTVGVHDTVAKDDSYHTMQPWGMDIYKVGSTLGLGSVGMWKNASVQRVSVTDSIWCEIAENGPVRSMVRTSYFGWNVSGSRNNLITDYSITAGSRLTYAVQKITPSQDTLVTGFPKAKRTSYFTEPGEGEWGYIALYGTQTLVNDHDNMGIAIFYKKSQSAAITEDSQSHVILFKPGQTEISYYFCAAWEQELSGIKSESEFREYLNQTLMLLNNPITIKLQ, from the coding sequence ATGAAAGCACTATATGTACCTCTGATGGTTATTTTCTTATTACTGCATATTACAGTCCCCGGGCAGAAAAAGGGAGAAATATTCTCCTATACGAACAACACCGGCTATTCAGTGGACGATGTATTCCTTACTGCAGAGATTCCGGATGATGGCGGGTTGTATCTTCTGTTTTCAGATGGAAAAGAAATTCCTTCTCAGATTATTACTGAAAAGGGAAAACGGTTTGCAGCTTTTACGCTAAATTTTGCGGCAGGTGAGACAAAACTGATTGAAATAAAAAAAGGTGATTTTGCCAACAGACCCGCTTATAAAGCCCGCACCTATGCAGAACTCTCCATGAAACAGACGAATGTCTATTATGACGGGCGCTTCAGAGGAGACCGTTTTGTTAATGTGCAAAAGATTACAGTTCCCGCTATACATAAAGATCATGATGCACTCTTTCGCTATGAGGGGCCGGGCTGGGAATCGGAAAAAGTGGCATACAGATTTTATCTTGACTGGAGAAATGCAACCGATATTTTTGGCAAAAAAACCAATGAACTGATACTGCATACTGTTGGGGTGCATGATACCGTAGCAAAAGATGATTCCTACCATACAATGCAGCCATGGGGAATGGATATCTACAAAGTAGGTTCGACACTCGGTCTTGGCTCAGTTGGTATGTGGAAAAACGCATCTGTTCAGCGGGTTTCTGTTACAGACAGCATCTGGTGTGAAATAGCTGAAAACGGACCCGTGAGATCCATGGTGAGAACAAGTTATTTTGGATGGAATGTATCCGGAAGCAGAAATAACCTGATAACGGATTATTCAATCACAGCCGGAAGCCGTCTGACCTATGCAGTTCAGAAAATTACTCCTTCGCAGGATACACTGGTAACTGGTTTTCCAAAGGCAAAAAGAACCAGCTATTTTACGGAGCCGGGAGAAGGGGAATGGGGATATATTGCCCTTTACGGCACACAGACGCTTGTAAACGATCATGACAATATGGGAATCGCAATCTTTTATAAAAAATCGCAGTCTGCAGCAATAACAGAAGATTCGCAGAGCCATGTAATACTTTTTAAGCCGGGGCAGACCGAAATTTCCTATTATTTTTGTGCAGCCTGGGAACAGGAGCTTTCAGGCATAAAAAGTGAATCTGAATTCAGGGAATATCTTAATCAGACACTCATGCTTCTTAACAATCCTATTACAATTAAACTTCAATAA
- the uxaC gene encoding glucuronate isomerase, with product MQTLLLNEDRFFSPVPEVRKLARELYESVKNFPIVSPHGHVDPAIFSENKPFPDPARLFLLPDHYLYRMLYSQGIPMESLGILDKEGRGEETDARKIWRLFASKYHLFRGTPSRAWLDYEFHIVFGIDERLSAESADRIYDELQEKINSSEFLPRALFEKFNIEALNTTDAASDNLIHHIQMRKDGWEGKVLPCFRPDAVTDLTNPSWYANIKLLGESAGMEITGYKTYIHALEKRREFFISMGAVSTDHGVFSPYTHRLTDEEAVTLFHRALKGEQTTQDASLFTAHMLMEMARMSCEDGMVMQIHAGAHRNHNELIYAKYGPDKGCDIPRQTEYTENLKELLNTYGNDSRFTLIVFTLDETNYARELAPLAGHYPAMKLGPAWWFHDSIEGMTRYRQMVTETAGFYNTVGFNDDTRAFVSIPARHDLARRVDSNFLAELTAKHIIERNEAFELAADLTYNLVKKAYKL from the coding sequence ATGCAAACACTGCTGCTCAACGAAGACCGCTTTTTTAGTCCCGTTCCTGAAGTACGAAAACTCGCGCGGGAGCTGTACGAAAGCGTAAAAAATTTTCCCATTGTAAGCCCCCACGGACATGTTGATCCGGCAATCTTTTCGGAGAATAAACCATTTCCGGATCCGGCGCGGCTTTTTCTCCTGCCTGATCATTATCTTTACCGGATGCTCTATTCACAGGGTATTCCGATGGAGTCACTGGGCATTCTTGATAAGGAAGGGAGGGGAGAGGAAACCGATGCGCGTAAGATCTGGCGGTTATTCGCAAGTAAGTACCACTTGTTCAGGGGAACACCCTCACGCGCCTGGCTTGATTATGAATTCCATATAGTATTCGGAATAGATGAACGCCTTAGCGCGGAGTCCGCAGATCGTATATATGATGAACTGCAGGAAAAGATTAATTCTTCTGAATTTCTGCCAAGAGCGCTTTTTGAAAAATTCAATATCGAGGCGCTTAATACTACCGATGCAGCATCAGATAATCTGATACACCATATACAGATGAGGAAAGACGGCTGGGAAGGAAAGGTTCTGCCCTGCTTCAGACCGGATGCAGTGACAGATCTAACTAATCCTTCATGGTATGCCAATATCAAACTGCTGGGAGAATCTGCGGGAATGGAGATTACCGGATATAAGACATATATCCATGCACTTGAAAAAAGGAGGGAGTTTTTCATTTCCATGGGCGCGGTTTCTACCGATCACGGAGTTTTTTCCCCATATACACACCGGCTCACTGATGAAGAAGCGGTTACTCTGTTTCACCGGGCTTTGAAAGGGGAGCAGACCACCCAGGATGCCTCTCTTTTCACAGCTCATATGCTTATGGAAATGGCAAGGATGAGCTGCGAAGATGGAATGGTGATGCAGATTCATGCAGGCGCTCACCGCAATCATAATGAACTAATATATGCAAAATATGGTCCTGACAAAGGTTGTGATATTCCGCGGCAGACTGAGTATACGGAAAACCTGAAAGAACTGCTCAATACTTATGGAAACGACAGCAGGTTTACCCTGATCGTATTTACACTGGATGAGACAAATTATGCCCGGGAACTGGCTCCCCTTGCCGGACATTATCCCGCAATGAAACTTGGCCCTGCATGGTGGTTCCATGACAGCATCGAAGGTATGACCCGCTACCGTCAGATGGTTACAGAGACAGCAGGTTTTTATAACACGGTCGGATTTAATGATGACACAAGGGCTTTTGTATCCATACCCGCGAGGCATGATCTTGCCCGGAGAGTGGACTCAAATTTTCTCGCAGAACTGACCGCAAAACACATCATAGAACGAAATGAAGCATTTGAACTGGCGGCAGATCTGACTTACAATCTGGTTAAAAAAGCCTACAAACTTTAA
- the eda gene encoding bifunctional 4-hydroxy-2-oxoglutarate aldolase/2-dehydro-3-deoxy-phosphogluconate aldolase: MSRADILQKLLERKAVAVIRAKDPEKLRNIIQALAAGGITFAEITMTVPGAIQLIERMTKELDSNIVIGVGSVLNAETASLAIKAGAKYVVSPVLKEDIIMTAHEYDIPAMPGCFTPTEIQRAHELGADIIKVFPADILGMGFFKSVLAPMPHLKLMPTGGVTLTNPGEWIKAGASAVGLGSALLDAKAIDLNNFEQITSNARTVMNSLGMMQEQVYI, translated from the coding sequence ATGAGCCGGGCAGATATACTTCAGAAATTACTTGAACGTAAAGCCGTTGCGGTAATCCGGGCTAAAGATCCCGAAAAACTCAGAAATATCATACAGGCACTTGCAGCAGGCGGCATCACATTTGCAGAGATTACCATGACTGTTCCCGGGGCCATTCAGCTTATAGAACGGATGACTAAGGAACTGGATAGCAATATCGTAATAGGCGTGGGTTCAGTTCTTAATGCTGAAACAGCATCTCTGGCAATTAAGGCAGGCGCGAAATATGTGGTAAGTCCGGTACTTAAGGAAGATATTATTATGACGGCTCATGAATATGATATACCGGCAATGCCGGGATGTTTTACCCCGACCGAGATACAGAGGGCACACGAGCTTGGCGCTGATATTATTAAGGTTTTTCCGGCGGATATCCTGGGTATGGGTTTCTTCAAATCAGTTCTTGCCCCCATGCCGCATCTTAAATTGATGCCGACCGGAGGAGTTACTTTGACAAATCCCGGCGAATGGATAAAAGCCGGTGCGAGTGCTGTAGGGCTTGGCTCGGCGCTGCTTGATGCAAAAGCCATTGATTTAAATAATTTTGAACAGATTACAAGCAATGCACGGACTGTGATGAACAGTCTGGGAATGATGCAGGAACAGGTATATATATGA
- a CDS encoding SDR family oxidoreductase has protein sequence MNYGTNDLKGKVCLVTGGCGVFGRVFSKGLAESGVKVVVMDYKPGRCDTCAQNLMRKEGAEILCVVASVVRKDELLDAREKVRERFGKIDVLINCAGGNSPKATTADEIMDENNFSDLSRTFFGLDPDAFRNIFDLNILGTILPTMVFAEDMIQRGGSVINISSMNAFRPLTKIAGYSAAKASVNNLTQWLAVHFAKANIRVNAIAPGFFLTGQNEYLLIDAETKELTARGKKIVSHTPMGRFGQPEELLGALFYLASSASKFVTGAIIPVDGGFSSYSGV, from the coding sequence ATGAACTACGGAACAAACGATCTTAAAGGAAAAGTTTGTCTGGTCACAGGCGGATGCGGTGTTTTTGGCAGGGTTTTTTCCAAAGGTTTGGCTGAGTCCGGGGTAAAAGTGGTGGTTATGGATTATAAACCGGGCAGATGCGACACCTGCGCTCAGAACCTTATGCGCAAAGAAGGAGCAGAAATTCTCTGTGTAGTAGCCAGTGTAGTACGGAAAGACGAACTGCTTGATGCCCGTGAAAAAGTCCGCGAGCGGTTTGGAAAAATTGATGTACTGATAAACTGTGCCGGCGGAAACTCACCGAAGGCAACAACTGCTGATGAGATAATGGATGAAAATAATTTCAGCGATCTTAGCCGTACGTTCTTCGGGCTTGATCCTGATGCATTCAGGAATATATTTGATCTGAATATTCTTGGTACAATATTGCCGACCATGGTCTTTGCTGAGGATATGATACAGCGAGGCGGGTCAGTGATTAACATATCCTCAATGAATGCATTCCGCCCCCTTACCAAAATTGCGGGGTATTCTGCCGCTAAAGCATCGGTGAACAACCTGACTCAGTGGCTGGCAGTTCATTTTGCCAAAGCGAATATCAGGGTGAATGCGATTGCTCCCGGATTCTTCCTCACCGGACAAAACGAGTATTTGCTTATTGATGCCGAAACAAAAGAACTTACTGCGAGAGGAAAAAAAATTGTCTCTCATACGCCCATGGGGAGATTCGGACAGCCGGAGGAACTGCTGGGTGCACTCTTCTATCTTGCATCATCGGCGTCAAAATTTGTAACGGGAGCCATTATTCCGGTTGACGGCGGGTTCAGTTCCTATAGCGGTGTGTAA
- a CDS encoding sugar kinase, translating to MSFELRKEYTYALVVPTSIGVRITPVNGQPVHSSDTFMMQATSAETNVASISAYLGLPVKVLTTFVKGSPIARFIKNNLRSRNMEFEGREVDQGGPWGYRHQFNIADSGYGSRGPVVQNDRAGEVGRTLNVKDFDLDRIFNKEGVQVLHLSGLIAALSPETSEFCLELARTAKKYGTKISFDLNYRATFWKGREKELRAAFTEIASVSDILVGNEEDFQLCLGVEGPEAGGKDIEAKIESFKEMIARVRAKFSNAEVFATTLREVENANRHHWGAIMLEGGNWHVVNPRPITVLDRIGGGDGFVGGLLYAVLRGWTPEKWIQFGWASGALATTFLTDYAQPSDEEMIWSVWSGNARVKR from the coding sequence ATGAGTTTTGAGTTAAGAAAAGAGTATACGTACGCGCTGGTTGTACCTACCAGTATTGGCGTGAGAATTACCCCTGTTAACGGACAGCCGGTTCACAGCAGTGATACCTTTATGATGCAGGCAACAAGCGCTGAAACAAATGTGGCCAGTATATCTGCATACCTGGGACTTCCCGTAAAAGTTTTAACCACATTTGTTAAGGGAAGCCCCATTGCACGATTTATAAAAAATAATCTCCGCTCCCGGAATATGGAGTTTGAAGGAAGAGAAGTTGATCAGGGAGGACCGTGGGGTTACCGTCACCAGTTTAATATTGCAGACAGCGGGTATGGATCCCGCGGTCCTGTTGTACAGAATGACCGGGCCGGTGAAGTGGGCAGAACCCTTAATGTAAAGGATTTTGATCTTGACCGCATTTTTAATAAAGAAGGAGTGCAGGTGCTTCATCTTTCAGGATTGATTGCGGCACTTTCCCCTGAAACCAGTGAGTTCTGCCTTGAACTAGCTCGAACCGCAAAAAAGTATGGTACAAAAATTTCATTCGATCTGAATTATCGCGCAACATTTTGGAAAGGGAGAGAAAAAGAACTTCGCGCTGCCTTTACTGAAATTGCGTCTGTATCTGATATACTGGTCGGCAATGAAGAGGATTTTCAGCTCTGTCTTGGCGTGGAGGGACCTGAGGCAGGTGGTAAAGACATTGAAGCTAAAATTGAAAGTTTTAAGGAAATGATTGCCCGGGTTAGGGCGAAGTTTAGTAACGCAGAAGTATTTGCTACAACACTCCGGGAGGTTGAAAATGCAAACCGGCATCACTGGGGAGCAATCATGCTTGAAGGTGGTAACTGGCATGTAGTGAATCCACGTCCTATTACTGTGCTTGACAGAATTGGCGGCGGTGACGGATTTGTTGGCGGACTGCTTTACGCTGTTCTGAGAGGCTGGACTCCTGAAAAGTGGATTCAGTTTGGATGGGCTTCAGGAGCACTTGCCACAACGTTCCTTACTGACTACGCTCAGCCCTCCGATGAAGAAATGATCTGGAGTGTGTGGTCTGGAAATGCCAGAGTCAAACGATAA